One Microcebus murinus isolate Inina chromosome 22, M.murinus_Inina_mat1.0, whole genome shotgun sequence DNA segment encodes these proteins:
- the CHFR gene encoding E3 ubiquitin-protein ligase CHFR isoform X2 gives MEQPEGGEQPPRQPWGRLLRLGAEEGEPHVLLWKREWTIGRRRGCDLSFPSNKLVSGDHCKIVVDEKSGQVMLEDTSTNGTVINKLKIVKKQSCPLQTGDVIYLVYRKNEPEHNVAYLYESLHEKQSMTQESLEANKENVFHVTKDTSGAGHGDDPQVPPSSPVTQVCFEEPQPSTSTSDLLPTASTSAMKPPAGQECCSSSGSGAAAISPKACGPFVARDEIAGCASAPPDMEGAPSSSPDPRDQEDLEPTKKKMKGDGELDLNLQLLATDQCGNAQTVHGDARAAAVKPDKMEETLTCIICQDLLHDCVSLQPCMHTFCAACYSGWMERSSLCPTCRCPVERICKNHILNNLVEAYLIQHPDKSRSEEDVQSMDARNKITQDMLQPKVRRSFSDEEASSEDLLELSDVDSESSDISQPYIVCRQCPEYRRQAARPLPCPAPDCEPGALPALGEAPSTSTSLATGQEYVCPLQGSHAMCTCCFQPMPDRRAEREQDPRVAPQQCAVCLQPFCHLYWGCARTGCFGCLAPFCELNLGDKCLDGVLNNNNYESDILKNYLATRGLTWKNMLTESLVALQRGVFLLSDHRVTGNTVLCYCCGLRSFRELTYQYRQNIPASELPVAVTSRPDCYWGRNCRTQEIQSYL, from the exons ATGGAGCAGCCCGAGGGAGGCGAGCAGCCGCCGCGGCAGCCCTGGGGGCGGCTCCTCCGTCTGGGCGCGGAGGAGGGCGAGCCGCACGTCCTGCTGTGGAAACGCGAGTGGACCATCGGCCGGAGGAGAG GTTGTGACCTTTCGTTCCCCAGCAATAAACTGGTCTCTGGAGATCACTGTAAAATTGTAGTGGATGAAAAATCTGGTCAGGTGATGCTGGAAGACACCAG caccAATGGAACAGTAATTAACAAGCTGAAAATTGTTAAGAAGCAGAGTTGTCCTTTACAGACGGGGGACGTCATCTACTTAGTGTACAGGAAGAATGAGCCGGAACACA ATGTGGCATACCTCTACGAATCTTTACATGAGAAGCAAAGCATGACACAAGAATCCCTTG AAgctaataaagaaaatgtcttcCACGTGACCAAAGATACCTCAGGTGCAGGGCATGGTGATGACCCCCAGGTCCCACCATCGTCACCCGTCACTCAGGTGTGCTTTGAGGAGCCACAGCCATCGACATCGACGTCGGACCTCCTCCCCACGGCCTCTACCTCTGCCATGAAGCCTCCTGCAGGACAAGAGTGTTGCTCCAGCTCCG GGTCCGGGGCTGCAGCCATCTCCCCAAAAGCTTGTGGTCCATTCGTGGCCCGTGATGAAATCGCTGGCTGCGCATCGGCTCCCCCAGACATGGAAGGAGCACCCTCCTCCTCGCCAGACCCCCGGGATCAGGAGGATTTGGAGcccactaaaaagaaaatgaaaggag ACGGTGAGCTCGACCTGAACCTGCAGCTGTTGGCCACGGACCAGTGTGGAAACGCCCAGACTGTCCATGGGGACGCCAGAGCTGCTGCCGTGAAGCCGGACAAGATGGAGGAGACGCTCACATGCATCATCTGCCAGGACCTGCTGCACGACTGCGTGAG CCTGCAGCCTTGCATGCACACGTTCTGTGCGGCTTGCTACTCCGGCTGGATGGAGCggtcctccctctgccccacctgccGCTGCCCGGTGGAGCGCATCTGTAAGAACCACATCCTCAACAACCTCGTGGAGGCGTACCTCATCCAGCACCCAG ACAAGAGTCGCAGTGAGGAAGACGTGCAGAGCATGGATGCCAGGAATAAGATCACTCAAGACATGCTGCAGCCCAAAGTCAGGAGGTCTTTTTCTGACGAAGAGGCGAGTTCAGAGGACCTGCTGGAGCTGTCCGACGTTGACAGCGAGTCCTCGGACATCAG CCAGCCGTACATCGTGTGCCGTCAGTGTCCGGAGTACAGGAGGCAGGCGGCGCGGCCCCTTCCCTGCCCGGCGCCCGACTGCGAGCCGGGTGCCCTGCCAGCCCTCGGAGAGGCGCCGTCCACCTCCACCAGCCTCGCCACAG GCCAGGAGTACGTGTGCCCGCTGCAGGGGAGCCACGCCATGTGCACCTGCTGCTTCCAGCCCATGCCCGACCGGAGAGCCGAGCGCGAGCAGGACCCTCGCGTCGCCCCCCAGCAGT GTGCGGTTTGCCTGCAGCCCTTCTGCCACCTGTACTGGGGCTGTGCCCGGACCGGCTGCTTCGGCTGCCTGGCCCCATTCTGCG AACTCAACCTGGGGGACAAGTGTCTGGATGGGGTGTTGAACAACAACAACTATGAGTCAGACATCTTGAAG AATTACCTGGCAACCAGGGGTTTGACGTGGAAAAACATGCTGACGGAGAGTCTCGTGGCGCTTCAGCGGGGGGTGTTTTTACTGTCAG ATCACAGGGTCACGGGGAACACCGTGCTGTGCTACTGCTGCGGCCTGCGCAGCTTCCGGGAGCTGACCTACCAGTATCGGCAGAACATTCCTGCCTCCGAGTTGCCAG tggcTGTAACATCCCGTCCTGACTGCTACTGGGGCCGTAACTGCCGCACTCAG GAAATTCAATCATATCTGTGA
- the CHFR gene encoding E3 ubiquitin-protein ligase CHFR isoform X3, with protein sequence MEQPEGGEQPPRQPWGRLLRLGAEEGEPHVLLWKREWTIGRRRGCDLSFPSNKLVSGDHCKIVVDEKSGQVMLEDTSTNGTVINKLKIVKKQSCPLQTGDVIYLVYRKNEPEHNVAYLYESLHEKQSMTQESLGSGAAAISPKACGPFVARDEIAGCASAPPDMEGAPSSSPDPRDQEDLEPTKKKMKGDGELDLNLQLLATDQCGNAQTVHGDARAAAVKPDKMEETLTCIICQDLLHDCVSLQPCMHTFCAACYSGWMERSSLCPTCRCPVERICKNHILNNLVEAYLIQHPDKSRSEEDVQSMDARNKITQDMLQPKVRRSFSDEEASSEDLLELSDVDSESSDISQPYIVCRQCPEYRRQAARPLPCPAPDCEPGALPALGEAPSTSTSLATGQEYVCPLQGSHAMCTCCFQPMPDRRAEREQDPRVAPQQCAVCLQPFCHLYWGCARTGCFGCLAPFCELNLGDKCLDGVLNNNNYESDILKNYLATRGLTWKNMLTESLVALQRGVFLLSDHRVTGNTVLCYCCGLRSFRELTYQYRQNIPASELPVAVTSRPDCYWGRNCRTQVKAHHAMKFNHICEQTRFKN encoded by the exons ATGGAGCAGCCCGAGGGAGGCGAGCAGCCGCCGCGGCAGCCCTGGGGGCGGCTCCTCCGTCTGGGCGCGGAGGAGGGCGAGCCGCACGTCCTGCTGTGGAAACGCGAGTGGACCATCGGCCGGAGGAGAG GTTGTGACCTTTCGTTCCCCAGCAATAAACTGGTCTCTGGAGATCACTGTAAAATTGTAGTGGATGAAAAATCTGGTCAGGTGATGCTGGAAGACACCAG caccAATGGAACAGTAATTAACAAGCTGAAAATTGTTAAGAAGCAGAGTTGTCCTTTACAGACGGGGGACGTCATCTACTTAGTGTACAGGAAGAATGAGCCGGAACACA ATGTGGCATACCTCTACGAATCTTTACATGAGAAGCAAAGCATGACACAAGAATCCCTTG GGTCCGGGGCTGCAGCCATCTCCCCAAAAGCTTGTGGTCCATTCGTGGCCCGTGATGAAATCGCTGGCTGCGCATCGGCTCCCCCAGACATGGAAGGAGCACCCTCCTCCTCGCCAGACCCCCGGGATCAGGAGGATTTGGAGcccactaaaaagaaaatgaaaggag ACGGTGAGCTCGACCTGAACCTGCAGCTGTTGGCCACGGACCAGTGTGGAAACGCCCAGACTGTCCATGGGGACGCCAGAGCTGCTGCCGTGAAGCCGGACAAGATGGAGGAGACGCTCACATGCATCATCTGCCAGGACCTGCTGCACGACTGCGTGAG CCTGCAGCCTTGCATGCACACGTTCTGTGCGGCTTGCTACTCCGGCTGGATGGAGCggtcctccctctgccccacctgccGCTGCCCGGTGGAGCGCATCTGTAAGAACCACATCCTCAACAACCTCGTGGAGGCGTACCTCATCCAGCACCCAG ACAAGAGTCGCAGTGAGGAAGACGTGCAGAGCATGGATGCCAGGAATAAGATCACTCAAGACATGCTGCAGCCCAAAGTCAGGAGGTCTTTTTCTGACGAAGAGGCGAGTTCAGAGGACCTGCTGGAGCTGTCCGACGTTGACAGCGAGTCCTCGGACATCAG CCAGCCGTACATCGTGTGCCGTCAGTGTCCGGAGTACAGGAGGCAGGCGGCGCGGCCCCTTCCCTGCCCGGCGCCCGACTGCGAGCCGGGTGCCCTGCCAGCCCTCGGAGAGGCGCCGTCCACCTCCACCAGCCTCGCCACAG GCCAGGAGTACGTGTGCCCGCTGCAGGGGAGCCACGCCATGTGCACCTGCTGCTTCCAGCCCATGCCCGACCGGAGAGCCGAGCGCGAGCAGGACCCTCGCGTCGCCCCCCAGCAGT GTGCGGTTTGCCTGCAGCCCTTCTGCCACCTGTACTGGGGCTGTGCCCGGACCGGCTGCTTCGGCTGCCTGGCCCCATTCTGCG AACTCAACCTGGGGGACAAGTGTCTGGATGGGGTGTTGAACAACAACAACTATGAGTCAGACATCTTGAAG AATTACCTGGCAACCAGGGGTTTGACGTGGAAAAACATGCTGACGGAGAGTCTCGTGGCGCTTCAGCGGGGGGTGTTTTTACTGTCAG ATCACAGGGTCACGGGGAACACCGTGCTGTGCTACTGCTGCGGCCTGCGCAGCTTCCGGGAGCTGACCTACCAGTATCGGCAGAACATTCCTGCCTCCGAGTTGCCAG tggcTGTAACATCCCGTCCTGACTGCTACTGGGGCCGTAACTGCCGCACTCAGGTGAAGGCTCACCACGCGAT GAAATTCAATCATATCTGTGAACAGACGAGGTTCAAGAACTAG
- the CHFR gene encoding E3 ubiquitin-protein ligase CHFR isoform X1, whose amino-acid sequence MEQPEGGEQPPRQPWGRLLRLGAEEGEPHVLLWKREWTIGRRRGCDLSFPSNKLVSGDHCKIVVDEKSGQVMLEDTSTNGTVINKLKIVKKQSCPLQTGDVIYLVYRKNEPEHNVAYLYESLHEKQSMTQESLEANKENVFHVTKDTSGAGHGDDPQVPPSSPVTQVCFEEPQPSTSTSDLLPTASTSAMKPPAGQECCSSSGSGAAAISPKACGPFVARDEIAGCASAPPDMEGAPSSSPDPRDQEDLEPTKKKMKGDGELDLNLQLLATDQCGNAQTVHGDARAAAVKPDKMEETLTCIICQDLLHDCVSLQPCMHTFCAACYSGWMERSSLCPTCRCPVERICKNHILNNLVEAYLIQHPDKSRSEEDVQSMDARNKITQDMLQPKVRRSFSDEEASSEDLLELSDVDSESSDISQPYIVCRQCPEYRRQAARPLPCPAPDCEPGALPALGEAPSTSTSLATGQEYVCPLQGSHAMCTCCFQPMPDRRAEREQDPRVAPQQCAVCLQPFCHLYWGCARTGCFGCLAPFCELNLGDKCLDGVLNNNNYESDILKNYLATRGLTWKNMLTESLVALQRGVFLLSDHRVTGNTVLCYCCGLRSFRELTYQYRQNIPASELPVAVTSRPDCYWGRNCRTQVKAHHAMKFNHICEQTRFKN is encoded by the exons ATGGAGCAGCCCGAGGGAGGCGAGCAGCCGCCGCGGCAGCCCTGGGGGCGGCTCCTCCGTCTGGGCGCGGAGGAGGGCGAGCCGCACGTCCTGCTGTGGAAACGCGAGTGGACCATCGGCCGGAGGAGAG GTTGTGACCTTTCGTTCCCCAGCAATAAACTGGTCTCTGGAGATCACTGTAAAATTGTAGTGGATGAAAAATCTGGTCAGGTGATGCTGGAAGACACCAG caccAATGGAACAGTAATTAACAAGCTGAAAATTGTTAAGAAGCAGAGTTGTCCTTTACAGACGGGGGACGTCATCTACTTAGTGTACAGGAAGAATGAGCCGGAACACA ATGTGGCATACCTCTACGAATCTTTACATGAGAAGCAAAGCATGACACAAGAATCCCTTG AAgctaataaagaaaatgtcttcCACGTGACCAAAGATACCTCAGGTGCAGGGCATGGTGATGACCCCCAGGTCCCACCATCGTCACCCGTCACTCAGGTGTGCTTTGAGGAGCCACAGCCATCGACATCGACGTCGGACCTCCTCCCCACGGCCTCTACCTCTGCCATGAAGCCTCCTGCAGGACAAGAGTGTTGCTCCAGCTCCG GGTCCGGGGCTGCAGCCATCTCCCCAAAAGCTTGTGGTCCATTCGTGGCCCGTGATGAAATCGCTGGCTGCGCATCGGCTCCCCCAGACATGGAAGGAGCACCCTCCTCCTCGCCAGACCCCCGGGATCAGGAGGATTTGGAGcccactaaaaagaaaatgaaaggag ACGGTGAGCTCGACCTGAACCTGCAGCTGTTGGCCACGGACCAGTGTGGAAACGCCCAGACTGTCCATGGGGACGCCAGAGCTGCTGCCGTGAAGCCGGACAAGATGGAGGAGACGCTCACATGCATCATCTGCCAGGACCTGCTGCACGACTGCGTGAG CCTGCAGCCTTGCATGCACACGTTCTGTGCGGCTTGCTACTCCGGCTGGATGGAGCggtcctccctctgccccacctgccGCTGCCCGGTGGAGCGCATCTGTAAGAACCACATCCTCAACAACCTCGTGGAGGCGTACCTCATCCAGCACCCAG ACAAGAGTCGCAGTGAGGAAGACGTGCAGAGCATGGATGCCAGGAATAAGATCACTCAAGACATGCTGCAGCCCAAAGTCAGGAGGTCTTTTTCTGACGAAGAGGCGAGTTCAGAGGACCTGCTGGAGCTGTCCGACGTTGACAGCGAGTCCTCGGACATCAG CCAGCCGTACATCGTGTGCCGTCAGTGTCCGGAGTACAGGAGGCAGGCGGCGCGGCCCCTTCCCTGCCCGGCGCCCGACTGCGAGCCGGGTGCCCTGCCAGCCCTCGGAGAGGCGCCGTCCACCTCCACCAGCCTCGCCACAG GCCAGGAGTACGTGTGCCCGCTGCAGGGGAGCCACGCCATGTGCACCTGCTGCTTCCAGCCCATGCCCGACCGGAGAGCCGAGCGCGAGCAGGACCCTCGCGTCGCCCCCCAGCAGT GTGCGGTTTGCCTGCAGCCCTTCTGCCACCTGTACTGGGGCTGTGCCCGGACCGGCTGCTTCGGCTGCCTGGCCCCATTCTGCG AACTCAACCTGGGGGACAAGTGTCTGGATGGGGTGTTGAACAACAACAACTATGAGTCAGACATCTTGAAG AATTACCTGGCAACCAGGGGTTTGACGTGGAAAAACATGCTGACGGAGAGTCTCGTGGCGCTTCAGCGGGGGGTGTTTTTACTGTCAG ATCACAGGGTCACGGGGAACACCGTGCTGTGCTACTGCTGCGGCCTGCGCAGCTTCCGGGAGCTGACCTACCAGTATCGGCAGAACATTCCTGCCTCCGAGTTGCCAG tggcTGTAACATCCCGTCCTGACTGCTACTGGGGCCGTAACTGCCGCACTCAGGTGAAGGCTCACCACGCGAT GAAATTCAATCATATCTGTGAACAGACGAGGTTCAAGAACTAG
- the CHFR gene encoding E3 ubiquitin-protein ligase CHFR isoform X4, with translation MLEDTSTNGTVINKLKIVKKQSCPLQTGDVIYLVYRKNEPEHNVAYLYESLHEKQSMTQESLEANKENVFHVTKDTSGAGHGDDPQVPPSSPVTQVCFEEPQPSTSTSDLLPTASTSAMKPPAGQECCSSSGSGAAAISPKACGPFVARDEIAGCASAPPDMEGAPSSSPDPRDQEDLEPTKKKMKGDGELDLNLQLLATDQCGNAQTVHGDARAAAVKPDKMEETLTCIICQDLLHDCVSLQPCMHTFCAACYSGWMERSSLCPTCRCPVERICKNHILNNLVEAYLIQHPDKSRSEEDVQSMDARNKITQDMLQPKVRRSFSDEEASSEDLLELSDVDSESSDISQPYIVCRQCPEYRRQAARPLPCPAPDCEPGALPALGEAPSTSTSLATGQEYVCPLQGSHAMCTCCFQPMPDRRAEREQDPRVAPQQCAVCLQPFCHLYWGCARTGCFGCLAPFCELNLGDKCLDGVLNNNNYESDILKNYLATRGLTWKNMLTESLVALQRGVFLLSDHRVTGNTVLCYCCGLRSFRELTYQYRQNIPASELPVAVTSRPDCYWGRNCRTQVKAHHAMKFNHICEQTRFKN, from the exons ATGCTGGAAGACACCAG caccAATGGAACAGTAATTAACAAGCTGAAAATTGTTAAGAAGCAGAGTTGTCCTTTACAGACGGGGGACGTCATCTACTTAGTGTACAGGAAGAATGAGCCGGAACACA ATGTGGCATACCTCTACGAATCTTTACATGAGAAGCAAAGCATGACACAAGAATCCCTTG AAgctaataaagaaaatgtcttcCACGTGACCAAAGATACCTCAGGTGCAGGGCATGGTGATGACCCCCAGGTCCCACCATCGTCACCCGTCACTCAGGTGTGCTTTGAGGAGCCACAGCCATCGACATCGACGTCGGACCTCCTCCCCACGGCCTCTACCTCTGCCATGAAGCCTCCTGCAGGACAAGAGTGTTGCTCCAGCTCCG GGTCCGGGGCTGCAGCCATCTCCCCAAAAGCTTGTGGTCCATTCGTGGCCCGTGATGAAATCGCTGGCTGCGCATCGGCTCCCCCAGACATGGAAGGAGCACCCTCCTCCTCGCCAGACCCCCGGGATCAGGAGGATTTGGAGcccactaaaaagaaaatgaaaggag ACGGTGAGCTCGACCTGAACCTGCAGCTGTTGGCCACGGACCAGTGTGGAAACGCCCAGACTGTCCATGGGGACGCCAGAGCTGCTGCCGTGAAGCCGGACAAGATGGAGGAGACGCTCACATGCATCATCTGCCAGGACCTGCTGCACGACTGCGTGAG CCTGCAGCCTTGCATGCACACGTTCTGTGCGGCTTGCTACTCCGGCTGGATGGAGCggtcctccctctgccccacctgccGCTGCCCGGTGGAGCGCATCTGTAAGAACCACATCCTCAACAACCTCGTGGAGGCGTACCTCATCCAGCACCCAG ACAAGAGTCGCAGTGAGGAAGACGTGCAGAGCATGGATGCCAGGAATAAGATCACTCAAGACATGCTGCAGCCCAAAGTCAGGAGGTCTTTTTCTGACGAAGAGGCGAGTTCAGAGGACCTGCTGGAGCTGTCCGACGTTGACAGCGAGTCCTCGGACATCAG CCAGCCGTACATCGTGTGCCGTCAGTGTCCGGAGTACAGGAGGCAGGCGGCGCGGCCCCTTCCCTGCCCGGCGCCCGACTGCGAGCCGGGTGCCCTGCCAGCCCTCGGAGAGGCGCCGTCCACCTCCACCAGCCTCGCCACAG GCCAGGAGTACGTGTGCCCGCTGCAGGGGAGCCACGCCATGTGCACCTGCTGCTTCCAGCCCATGCCCGACCGGAGAGCCGAGCGCGAGCAGGACCCTCGCGTCGCCCCCCAGCAGT GTGCGGTTTGCCTGCAGCCCTTCTGCCACCTGTACTGGGGCTGTGCCCGGACCGGCTGCTTCGGCTGCCTGGCCCCATTCTGCG AACTCAACCTGGGGGACAAGTGTCTGGATGGGGTGTTGAACAACAACAACTATGAGTCAGACATCTTGAAG AATTACCTGGCAACCAGGGGTTTGACGTGGAAAAACATGCTGACGGAGAGTCTCGTGGCGCTTCAGCGGGGGGTGTTTTTACTGTCAG ATCACAGGGTCACGGGGAACACCGTGCTGTGCTACTGCTGCGGCCTGCGCAGCTTCCGGGAGCTGACCTACCAGTATCGGCAGAACATTCCTGCCTCCGAGTTGCCAG tggcTGTAACATCCCGTCCTGACTGCTACTGGGGCCGTAACTGCCGCACTCAGGTGAAGGCTCACCACGCGAT GAAATTCAATCATATCTGTGAACAGACGAGGTTCAAGAACTAG